The following coding sequences are from one Motacilla alba alba isolate MOTALB_02 chromosome 4, Motacilla_alba_V1.0_pri, whole genome shotgun sequence window:
- the BMP2K gene encoding BMP-2-inducible protein kinase isoform X4, with protein sequence MCVNNVPDLNICKREITIMKELSGHKNIVSYLDCAVNSLSDNVWEVLILMEYCRAGQVVNQMNQRLQTGFTEAEVMRIFCDTCEAVARLHQCKTPIVHRDLKVENLLLNDNGNYVLCDFGSATNKYLNPQKDGVNMVEEEIKKYTTLSYRAPEMINLYGGKPITTKADIWALGCLLYKLCFFSLPFGESQVAICDGSFTIPDGSRYSHSVHCLIRYMLEPDQEKRPDIFQVSHFAFKIAKKECPVSNINNSPVPSSLPEPMTASEAAARKSQIKARITDAVGPTETSIAPRQRPKANSSTAPPSVLAIQSSATPVKVQVPGEFANRGQKGTTRPGNGQDISQSQGTTPQQHRVLQQLQQGDWRLQQLHHLQHQPAMQDAYIQQYHQAVHQQMVQQQLLLQSVYQQQPAQSQYPAMVQQYQQALLQQQMLAQQRAQQVQSPEYITSPQDFAPALISYPRSLPVHGGTVADPPYPTNRSGIPDAEAIASYPKQNISNPPDMSGWNPFGEDNFSKLTEEELLDREFDLLRSNRLVDRRASSDKNVEPHAAPQTSPPEDPFGSVPFISQQGSPGKQVDNSASNQGNNLGTPTKAGKLSQAFRDPRAGRKSAEGHVTKGGEESESDFESDPPSPKSSEEEEEQEDEEVLHGENGDFNDDNDTEPENLGHRPLLMDSEEEVEEEEEEKQSSDSDCDRTKQKCVEGLLGTRFRDGVSSSEITEPTSVPVSRPEAPSALINSGQEFDVFGAVPFFTLQPQAKEKADKDVSSQVAFASLSQEQDDFDVFIKAPFSKKVPQRDGQGSGLEPLLSPTSPRSVDIFGCAPFQPSLVPRSAGSRQDLFGLVPFEEITGSQQQQQKVKQQRSLQKLSSRQRRMKQEVPKNNGKRHHGTPTSTKKGLKPSYRTPERARRHRKAGRRDSQSSNEFLTISDSKENISVALTDGKDRANPLQTDEALLDPFGAKPFHPPELMRHAQHQGFGDGRGDHGAVVVAGRPRQSSLHGAVHGGDGLKTDDFGAVPFTELVVQSTQSQPQQALELDPFGAAPFPSKQ encoded by the exons ATGTGCGTCAACAACGTGCCAGACCTCAACATCTGCAAGAGGGAAATCACCATTATG AAAGAGTTATCAGGGCACAAGAACATTGTGAGTTATTTGGACTGTGCTGTCAACTCACTAAGTGATAATGTGTGGGAGGTGCTCATCCTCATGGAGTACTGTCGAG CTGGGCAGGTTGTGAACCAGATGAACCAGCGTCTGCAGACAGGCTTCACTGAGGCAGAAGTAATGAGAATATTTTGTGACACCTGCGAAGCTGTTGCCCGGTTGCATCAGTGCAAAACACCTATAGTTCACCGGGATCTCAAG GTGGAGAATCTGTTGTTAAATGATAACGGGAACTACGTTCTCTGTGACTTCGGCAGTGCCACTAACAAATACCTGAACCCTCAAAAAGATGGTGTTAATATGgttgaagaagaaattaaaaa GTACACTACGCTATCGTACAGAGCTCCTGAGATGATCAATCTATATGGAGGAAAGCCCATTACTACCAAGGCAGATATCTGG GCACTGGGCTGCTTGCTGTACAAGCTGtgcttcttttcccttccctttggaGAAAGTCAGGTGGCCATCTGCGACGGGAGCTTCACCATCCCGGATGGCTCGCGCTACTCGCACAGCGTGCACTGCTTGATCC GATATATGCTTGAACCAGATCAAGAGAAGAGACCTGATATCTTTCAAGTATCTCACTTTGCCTTTAAAATTGCCAAAAAGGAGTGTCCAGTGTCTAATATAAAT AATTCTCCTGTCCCCTCAAGTCTTCCTGAACCCATGACAGCTAGTGAGGCAGCTGCTagaaaaagccaaataaaagcAAG AATTACAGATGCTGTTGGACCAACAGAAACCTCAATTGCACCACGACAAAGACCAAAGGCCAATTCGAGCACTGCCCCTCCCAGTGTGCTGGCGATCCAGAGCTCAGCAACTCCTGTCAAAGTACAGGTTCCTGGGGAATTTGCTAATCGTGGGCAAAAAG GAACCACTCGACCAGGGAATGGACAAGACATCTCACAGTCCCAAGGGaccaccccacagcagcacagggtcctccagcagctgcagcagggagactggagactgcagcagctgcaccactTGCAGCACCAGCCCGCCATGCAGGATGCTTATATCCAGCAG tATCACCAAGCAGTGCACCAGCAGAtggtccagcagcagctgttgctgCAATCTGTGtaccagcagcagcctgcccagTCACAGTATCCTGCCATG GTGCAGCAGTACCAGCaggctctcctgcagcagcagatgctggcTCAGCAGCGGGCACAGCAGGTGCAGTCCCCTGAGTATATCACTTCTCCACAAGACTTTGCACCAGCCTTAATCTCCTACCCCAGGTCACTCCCAGTGCATGGCGGAACAGTGGCGGATCCTCCCTACCCTACAAACAG GTCAGGCATTCCTGATGCTGAAGCAATTGCCAGTTACCCCAAGCAGAACATCAGTAACCCACCTGATATGTCAGGGTGGAATCCCTTTGGAGAGGACAATTTTTCCAAGTTgacagaggaggagctgctggacagaGAGTTTGACCTGCTAAGATCAA ACAGGCTGGTGGACAGGAGAGCATCTTCAGATAAGAATGTGGAGCCACATGCTGCTCCACAGACAAGTCCTCCTGAAGATCCCTTTGGTTCTGTTCCTTTCATTTCTCAGCAAG GTTCCCCTGGAAAACAAGTGGATAACTCAGCCAGCAATCAAGGAAATAACTTAGGGACCCCAACAAAGGCTGGAAAACTGAGCCAGGCATTTAGAGATCCCCGGGCAGGGAGGAAAAGTGCAGAGGGGCACGTGACAAAAGGTGGTGAGGAGTCAGAGAGTGATTTTGAATCGGATCCTCCTTCTCCAAAGAGCagtgaggaagaagaagaacagGAGGATGAAGAAGTCTTGCATGGGGAGAATGGGGACTTCAATGATGACAATGATACAGAACCGGAGAATTTAGGCCACCGACCTCTCCTCATGGATTCTGAGGAAGAGgtggaagaagaggaggaggagaagcagagctctGATTCTGATTGTGACCGAACCAAGCAGAAATGTGTGGAAGGGCTCCTGGGCACTCGCTTCAGAGATGGGGTGAGCAGCAGTGAAATCACAGAGCCCACTTCGGTGCCCGTGTCCCGGCCTGAGGCGCCAAGCGCTCTGATCAACTCTGGCCAAGAATTTGACGTGTTTGGAGCTGTTCCCTTTTTCACTCTGCAGCCTCAGGCAAAAGAGAAAGCGGACAAAGATGTTTCTTCTCAGGTGGCTTTTGCCAGCCTAAGCCAAGAGCAGGATGACTTTGATGTTTTCATAAAAGCTCCTTTCAGCAAGAAGGTGCCGCAGCGAGATGGGCAGGGGTCAGGGCTGGAGCCTCTGCTCTCCCCCACCTCTCCGCGGAGCGTGGACATCTTTGGTTGCGCCCCATTCCAGCCGTCCCTTGTCCCCAGGtctgctgggagcagacagGACCTGTTTGGGCTGGTTCCGTTTGAGGAGATCAcgggcagccagcagcagcagcagaaggtgAAGCAGCAGCGGAGCCTGCAGAAGCTGTCTTCCCGCCAGCGGCGCATGAAGCAGGAGGTGCCCAAGAACAACGGGAAGCGCCATCACGGCACCCCCACCAGCACGAAGAAGGGGCTGAAACCCAGCTACCGCACCCCGGAGCGCGCCCGCCGGCACAGGAAGGCCGGCCGCAGGGACTCGCAGAGCAGCAACGAGTTCCTGACCATCTCGGACTCCAAGGAGAACATCAGCGTGGCCTTGACTGACGGCAAGGATCGAGCCAACCCGCTGCAGACGGACGAGGCGCTGCTGGATCCTTTCGGAGCCAAACCCTTCCACCCGCCCGAGCTGATGCGCCATGCCCAGCACCAGGGCTTTGGGGACGGCCGCGGGGACCACGGCGCAGTCGTGGTGGCTGGCAGGCCCAGGCAGAGCTCCTTGCACGGGGCTGTGCACGGTGGGGACGGGCTGAAAACAGATGACTTTGGTGCGGTGCCCTTCACAGAGCTGGTggtgcagagcacacagagccAACCGCAGCAGGCACTGGAGTTAGATCCCTTTGGAGCAGCTCCGTTCCCTTCTAAACAATAG